From Echinicola jeungdonensis, the proteins below share one genomic window:
- a CDS encoding glycosyltransferase, whose protein sequence is MIPKIIHYCWFGNKPMSILELNCIQTWRKVLPDYEIKLWNENNFDYSKYSFSLGAYNLGKYAFVADVCRLHALYKEGGIYLDTDMLLLKDLNDFIGFDLFFGEEKEGLISAGIIGSIKNNSVLADLLNQYKQMKYDFKSPMDIPSFLTSNLERGRVKVFPKEFFYPLPFAQKGRDYRPFVKPQTYAIHLWNHSWKSEWSHLHDKNFSKALRLFLDRISSNPKSIWKDSFPLDFMKYFMAHKFTWLYDRYKSHSNKKGI, encoded by the coding sequence TTGATTCCAAAGATTATCCATTATTGTTGGTTTGGTAATAAGCCTATGTCAATACTAGAGCTGAATTGTATTCAAACTTGGAGAAAAGTTTTGCCTGATTATGAAATAAAACTTTGGAATGAGAACAATTTCGATTATTCTAAATATTCATTTTCATTAGGGGCATACAACCTTGGGAAATATGCTTTTGTCGCTGATGTGTGTCGCCTTCATGCGCTATATAAAGAAGGTGGAATTTATCTGGATACGGATATGCTTCTATTAAAAGATCTTAATGATTTCATAGGGTTTGATCTTTTTTTTGGTGAGGAAAAGGAGGGGCTAATTTCTGCTGGTATTATTGGATCAATCAAAAATAATTCTGTCTTGGCAGATTTATTAAACCAATACAAACAAATGAAATATGATTTTAAATCCCCAATGGATATTCCTAGTTTCTTAACCTCTAATTTGGAAAGAGGTAGGGTAAAGGTTTTTCCAAAGGAATTTTTCTATCCTCTTCCATTTGCCCAAAAAGGAAGGGATTACCGGCCATTTGTAAAGCCCCAAACCTATGCAATTCATCTATGGAATCATAGCTGGAAAAGTGAATGGAGCCACCTACATGATAAAAATTTTTCAAAAGCTTTACGTTTATTTTTGGACCGGATAAGTTCCAATCCTAAAAGTATTTGGAAGGATTCCTTTCCACTTGACTTTATGAAATATTTCATGGCCCATAAATTTACCTGGTTATATGATAGGTACAAAAGCCATAGCAATAAAAAAGGTATTTAA
- a CDS encoding glycosyltransferase family 2 protein has protein sequence MYCPLVSILIPNYNKALYLKETLDSVLDQTYSNWECIVVDDHSSDQSWEILEEYAKKDSRVKIFKRPENRSKGGSVARNYAFELSEGEFIQWLDSDDVIHPNKVQTQLNDLLSNKLNSVSISNWDWFEFIIDIKNHDRFSDCFTDIDLRLEGYPKEGFELILWLFKNNLFIPSHAYFMCRNTIIASGLWKEDLNKNQDGEFMLRVLLHSKKVVFNKSVYAFYRRPVSSHLSKQRTLQTFIDWFRSYELGDQNILAIKNTKEVREILILNYERLIKFTGLEVPIVTQMALERIKVLKPTVRYDLSKPYLIWLGAWLGLNNFLRFRSVLISLKIIKN, from the coding sequence ATGTATTGTCCACTAGTCTCCATTTTAATCCCAAACTATAATAAAGCCCTTTATCTCAAGGAAACCTTGGATTCTGTACTTGATCAAACCTATTCTAATTGGGAATGTATCGTTGTGGATGATCATAGTTCAGATCAATCATGGGAAATTTTGGAGGAATATGCCAAAAAGGATTCCAGAGTAAAAATTTTTAAAAGACCTGAAAATAGGAGTAAGGGGGGGAGCGTAGCTAGAAATTATGCATTTGAACTATCAGAAGGGGAATTTATTCAATGGTTGGATTCAGATGATGTTATCCATCCAAATAAAGTTCAAACTCAACTTAATGATCTATTAAGCAATAAATTGAATAGTGTTTCTATATCCAATTGGGATTGGTTTGAATTTATTATTGATATCAAAAACCATGATAGGTTTTCAGATTGCTTTACTGATATTGATTTAAGGTTGGAGGGATATCCAAAAGAGGGTTTTGAATTAATTTTATGGCTTTTCAAGAATAATTTATTTATTCCATCTCATGCTTATTTTATGTGTAGGAACACAATAATAGCGTCGGGTTTATGGAAAGAGGATTTAAATAAAAATCAGGATGGGGAGTTTATGTTGAGGGTTTTATTGCATAGTAAAAAGGTAGTGTTTAATAAATCAGTATACGCTTTTTACAGAAGGCCTGTTTCAAGTCATTTAAGCAAACAAAGGACTTTACAAACATTTATTGATTGGTTTAGGTCATATGAATTGGGGGACCAAAACATTCTTGCAATTAAAAATACAAAGGAAGTTAGAGAAATACTCATATTGAACTACGAACGCTTGATCAAATTTACTGGATTGGAAGTTCCAATTGTGACCCAGATGGCATTGGAAAGAATCAAAGTTCTTAAACCTACGGTGAGGTACGATTTATCTAAGCCTTATCTGATTTGGTTAGGGGCATGGTTGGGCTTAAATAATTTCCTAAGGTTTAGGAGCGTATTAATAAGTTTAAAGATCATAAAGAATTGA
- a CDS encoding glycosyltransferase produces the protein MTDNNLIIFKVSEFPTFSETFIVQNIVDALERGYDVKILTNRKNHISNSSQKDLLEKYKLLDKVFTVRSIPNTKFRRVRNLVWDTVKNPFLIIIFLKYILKKNNISYYFLYLIKEYHSMVNAKVIHVHFCDQYKPLGDLFYFGLLKGKVVVTFHGYDVELLASKNKTDILVLNDLVSYFLANSEFTKRRLIKLGLDSKRIQMINNGIDVSIPDLKKRDSVNHPIKLLSVGRLVAFKGHIYSLKSVLELVEKGYKVKYSIIGEGEELGSLLAFVKSNGLEDYVIFYGKRAQSEIFDQFNENDIFLFPSTEDKNGRKENFGVASLEAQLFGLPVIGFDVGGFPETLINGKTGFLVKDKDYKQMAKKIVELAESPKLYQMMSKEAHFHIKNNFNFRDTFKKLQKIYES, from the coding sequence ATGACTGATAATAATTTGATTATTTTTAAAGTTAGTGAGTTTCCTACCTTTTCTGAAACATTTATCGTTCAAAATATAGTTGATGCATTGGAAAGAGGGTATGATGTGAAAATTCTCACCAATCGTAAAAATCATATTTCTAATTCCTCTCAGAAAGATTTACTTGAAAAGTATAAACTTCTGGATAAAGTTTTTACAGTTAGATCCATACCGAATACTAAATTCAGAAGGGTAAGAAATCTGGTTTGGGATACCGTTAAAAATCCTTTTTTAATTATTATTTTTCTTAAATATATTTTAAAAAAAAATAATATTAGCTATTATTTCCTTTACTTAATCAAAGAATATCATTCCATGGTTAATGCAAAAGTGATTCATGTTCATTTTTGCGATCAATACAAACCACTTGGTGACCTATTTTATTTTGGGTTATTAAAGGGGAAAGTAGTAGTCACTTTTCATGGTTACGATGTAGAGCTTTTAGCTAGCAAAAATAAAACTGACATTCTTGTTTTAAATGATTTAGTGTCGTACTTTTTGGCAAATTCGGAGTTTACAAAAAGGAGATTAATCAAGCTGGGTTTAGATTCAAAAAGGATTCAAATGATAAATAATGGAATTGATGTTTCAATACCTGATTTAAAAAAAAGAGATTCAGTGAATCATCCAATAAAATTATTAAGTGTTGGAAGACTTGTTGCGTTTAAAGGACATATTTATTCCCTTAAGTCTGTTTTAGAACTTGTTGAAAAAGGATATAAGGTTAAATATTCAATAATTGGAGAAGGGGAGGAGTTGGGAAGTCTTTTAGCATTTGTTAAATCGAATGGTTTGGAAGATTATGTTATATTTTATGGTAAAAGGGCACAAAGTGAAATATTTGACCAGTTTAATGAAAATGATATTTTTTTATTCCCATCCACTGAAGATAAAAACGGAAGAAAGGAAAACTTTGGTGTAGCTTCTTTGGAAGCACAGCTATTTGGATTGCCAGTAATAGGATTTGATGTGGGAGGGTTTCCTGAGACCTTAATAAATGGTAAAACAGGATTTTTAGTTAAGGATAAAGATTATAAGCAAATGGCTAAAAAAATTGTAGAACTTGCAGAGAGCCCAAAACTATATCAAATGATGAGTAAAGAAGCCCATTTTCATATAAAGAATAATTTCAACTTTAGAGATACCTTCAAAAAGCTGCAAAAGATCTATGAATCTTGA
- a CDS encoding glycosyltransferase family 2 protein — protein MSSFITIVIPNYNHSLFLDKRIESILNQTHQNFELILLDDYSTDGSWEYLIPYKNHPKVSYCLQNSNNSGSPFKQWKKGIELAKYDWIWIAESDDFSDLHFLENIIEFIESNGLDMAYSQSYDVDENCVYLEDRIKWTSDFTPNIWGDNWVQKGNNFIVNYLQFKNVIPNASACVFNKKLIKQKDWDILTSMKICGDWLFWLSISENANIGFLSSHLNFFRYHSAVTRNHDNEVKRMTRVYEEFIVLHYIKRNFNLTSYKVKEAHEKWFSFFKIFDPYVHKVFYDANMFKSKFSFLLSFYFFKIKSYLKRYFKIKLEFN, from the coding sequence ATGTCGTCCTTTATTACTATCGTAATCCCAAATTATAACCATTCTTTATTTCTTGATAAACGTATTGAAAGTATTCTAAATCAAACCCATCAAAATTTTGAATTAATTCTATTAGATGATTATTCTACTGATGGTAGTTGGGAATATTTAATTCCATATAAAAACCATCCTAAGGTAAGTTACTGTTTGCAAAATAGTAATAATTCCGGAAGCCCATTTAAACAATGGAAAAAAGGAATAGAATTGGCTAAATATGATTGGATTTGGATTGCTGAAAGTGATGATTTTTCTGATTTACATTTCTTAGAAAATATTATTGAATTTATCGAATCTAATGGATTAGATATGGCATATAGTCAATCATATGATGTTGATGAAAACTGCGTCTATTTAGAAGATAGAATTAAATGGACCAGTGATTTTACTCCTAATATATGGGGGGATAATTGGGTTCAAAAGGGAAACAATTTTATTGTTAATTATCTTCAATTCAAAAATGTAATACCAAATGCTAGTGCTTGTGTTTTTAATAAAAAACTTATTAAACAAAAAGATTGGGATATTTTAACAAGTATGAAAATCTGTGGAGACTGGTTGTTTTGGCTATCGATTAGTGAAAATGCAAATATTGGATTTCTTTCATCACATTTAAATTTTTTTAGATATCACTCGGCAGTGACAAGAAATCATGATAATGAGGTAAAAAGAATGACAAGAGTTTATGAAGAATTTATTGTCCTACATTATATCAAAAGAAACTTTAATTTAACTTCTTATAAGGTTAAGGAAGCCCATGAAAAATGGTTTTCTTTCTTTAAAATATTTGATCCCTATGTTCATAAGGTATTTTATGACGCAAATATGTTTAAAAGTAAATTTAGTTTCCTTCTAAGTTTTTATTTTTTTAAAATTAAATCGTATTTAAAAAGATATTTCAAAATAAAACTAGAGTTTAATTAA
- a CDS encoding glycosyltransferase, protein MKILFFGNDASRSGAPISLLTLIQGIKNIEPQWEITVILLSGGPILEKYSQNVKTLIYTPPPKSKYLRFRKLFIKANNEVSDLPAFINNYKPELIYINTIVPIPFLIPIKFNCKVKLICHIREMEMVSSQFLKGREKKYFKEIDHFFVVNSRIEKDLVKRFGVDKNKTTVAPGPFDLYAYPSKQIVKKESKFNIAMAGTPTFRKGIDISIHLASLMKDKNVCFHWFGEISNDKLIELEFEICKRNIDGTFKLIGNVDDVYSRFFEMNAFFMSSREDPFPRVAIEAALAELPIIYFKQLTGVEDFLNNDSLDLGIDYLDYNSIISIINNLSKDEVLRRDIGRRNRIEAIDYLNRIDTVLQVRNCILKLIEGN, encoded by the coding sequence ATGAAAATTTTATTCTTTGGTAATGATGCTAGTAGATCTGGAGCTCCAATTTCTTTGCTAACTTTAATTCAAGGGATTAAAAATATTGAACCTCAATGGGAAATTACTGTAATACTTTTGTCTGGGGGACCAATATTAGAAAAATATTCTCAAAATGTGAAAACTTTAATTTATACTCCTCCTCCTAAAAGTAAGTACTTACGTTTTAGGAAATTATTTATCAAAGCAAACAATGAAGTTAGTGACTTGCCAGCTTTTATAAATAATTATAAACCTGAATTAATTTATATTAATACTATTGTTCCCATCCCTTTTTTAATACCTATAAAATTCAATTGTAAAGTAAAATTAATTTGTCACATAAGAGAAATGGAAATGGTTTCTTCCCAATTTCTCAAAGGGCGGGAGAAGAAGTATTTTAAAGAAATTGACCATTTTTTTGTGGTAAACTCCAGAATTGAAAAGGATCTTGTAAAACGATTTGGAGTTGATAAAAATAAGACAACTGTTGCGCCTGGACCATTTGATTTGTATGCTTATCCTAGTAAACAAATAGTTAAAAAGGAGAGTAAGTTTAATATAGCTATGGCAGGAACGCCCACGTTTCGAAAAGGTATTGATATTTCAATTCATCTGGCATCTTTGATGAAGGACAAGAATGTATGTTTTCATTGGTTTGGAGAAATATCAAACGATAAACTAATTGAATTGGAATTTGAAATTTGTAAAAGAAATATTGATGGAACATTTAAACTAATAGGAAATGTAGATGATGTTTATTCGAGGTTTTTTGAAATGAATGCTTTTTTTATGAGTAGTAGAGAAGATCCTTTTCCCCGAGTGGCAATTGAAGCTGCCTTGGCCGAATTACCCATTATTTATTTCAAACAGCTTACAGGTGTAGAGGATTTTTTAAATAATGATTCACTAGATTTAGGAATAGATTACCTAGATTATAATTCAATAATTTCAATTATAAATAATTTATCTAAAGATGAAGTATTAAGGAGAGATATTGGAAGGAGAAATAGAATAGAAGCAATTGACTATTTAAACAGAATTGATACTGTTTTGCAAGTTAGAAACTGTATTTTAAAACTTATTGAGGGAAATTAA
- a CDS encoding class I SAM-dependent methyltransferase, with the protein MNSILLRLSKIRSRQGLYEFLNEHFQNIKRGSNVLTIGSGGEINKLLLKWSIKNRFKVTSFDIDPEREPDILGDLCSFNFYQSFDVIVCCEVLEHLHSPHLGVETMFNALVPKGKIIITTPFIFPLHDRPHDYYRFTKYGLQFLFKKFKDLNITERNSYFEAIDVLWVRILQIQSSRSNLISKIIIPLVFFLKRPLTNLLDKILKTDAMTTGYNLIAIKP; encoded by the coding sequence ATGAATAGTATTTTATTAAGGTTAAGCAAAATTCGTTCTAGACAAGGTTTGTATGAATTTTTGAATGAACATTTTCAAAATATCAAAAGAGGAAGCAATGTGTTAACAATTGGCTCTGGAGGAGAAATAAATAAATTGTTATTAAAATGGTCTATTAAAAATAGGTTTAAAGTAACTTCTTTTGATATTGATCCAGAAAGAGAACCCGATATTTTAGGCGATTTATGTAGTTTTAATTTTTATCAGTCTTTTGATGTAATAGTTTGCTGTGAAGTTTTGGAACATTTACACTCACCTCATTTAGGAGTTGAAACTATGTTTAATGCTTTAGTTCCGAAAGGTAAGATAATAATTACTACTCCTTTCATTTTCCCTCTTCATGATAGACCGCATGATTATTACAGATTTACCAAATATGGTTTGCAATTTTTATTTAAAAAATTTAAAGATTTAAATATTACTGAACGGAATAGTTATTTTGAAGCAATTGATGTGTTGTGGGTTAGGATATTGCAAATTCAATCAAGTCGTTCAAATTTAATTTCAAAAATTATTATACCTCTTGTATTTTTTTTAAAGAGACCTTTAACAAATTTATTGGATAAAATATTGAAAACTGATGCAATGACTACTGGTTATAATTTAATTGCGATAAAACCATAA
- the asnB gene encoding asparagine synthase (glutamine-hydrolyzing) — translation MCGILGQLKFKNSINRENFELMLSSLIHRGPDGFGLKGFEEDRVYLGHRRLSIIDLSDRAKQPISNENESLWLTFNGEIYNYKSLRKELITKGHKFKSDSDSEVIIHGYEEWGVDCLNKLRGIFAFGIFDKNKKEIFLARDHAGVKPLFYYQNENVFLFSSEPKAFFKCDSFRKELNKEALNLYLAFGNVPGEYSIFKGVKKLLPGHYLKLSINSLTPKVVKYWELKYQPKISNKEEAIFKIKDKIEESIELQTLSDVPVGSLLSGGIDSSIITSFLVKRLPYSLSTFSIGFDEKSSDESEYAKLIADSFQTDHIHKEINADIANSCLEELISINEEPFHYNGLFPYLSLANLVKNKGHKVVLGGDGADELFAGYNWYDDFNNWYNQFAKPTYRQRLASIWRGEVLNRKDPISKYITYNGYLSSVLRDEIFGLNDSELITSVISSNWNQNYSPVLNSQIIDFHCFMPDHCLVKVDKISMAKGIEVRVPFLDIELIELVFSIDENLIYNNGEKKFLLKKAMKNYFPENMHINRKKGFSSPIEKWKEEIIGNDAFSILINGALVKNDIINGDALIRNFNKMNSYDQLLLIGLEHWFKKWFQ, via the coding sequence ATGTGTGGAATCCTTGGTCAGTTAAAATTTAAAAATAGCATTAATAGAGAAAATTTTGAGTTGATGCTCAGTTCGTTAATTCATAGAGGGCCCGATGGTTTTGGTTTAAAGGGGTTTGAAGAGGACAGAGTTTATTTAGGTCATAGACGTTTATCGATTATTGATTTGAGTGATAGAGCAAAGCAACCAATTTCTAATGAGAATGAAAGTTTATGGCTTACTTTTAATGGTGAAATTTATAATTATAAAAGTCTTCGAAAGGAACTAATCACCAAAGGCCATAAATTCAAATCGGATAGTGACTCCGAAGTGATAATTCATGGGTATGAAGAATGGGGTGTGGATTGTTTAAATAAACTTAGGGGAATATTTGCGTTTGGAATATTTGATAAAAATAAGAAAGAAATATTTTTGGCTAGAGATCATGCTGGTGTTAAACCGCTATTTTACTATCAAAATGAAAATGTATTCCTATTTTCATCTGAGCCAAAGGCATTTTTTAAATGTGATTCTTTCAGAAAGGAACTAAATAAAGAGGCGTTAAATCTTTATTTAGCATTTGGGAATGTTCCAGGAGAATATTCTATTTTTAAAGGAGTGAAAAAATTATTACCCGGTCACTATTTGAAATTATCAATCAATTCTTTAACACCGAAAGTTGTAAAATATTGGGAATTAAAATATCAACCCAAAATATCAAACAAGGAAGAAGCAATTTTTAAAATTAAAGACAAAATAGAAGAAAGCATTGAGTTACAAACTTTAAGTGATGTCCCAGTCGGATCATTATTAAGTGGAGGAATTGATTCATCAATAATTACTTCATTTTTAGTCAAGAGACTTCCATATTCGCTATCTACTTTCTCTATAGGTTTTGATGAAAAAAGTAGTGATGAAAGTGAATATGCTAAATTAATTGCTGATTCTTTCCAAACTGATCATATTCATAAAGAAATTAATGCAGACATTGCAAATTCTTGTTTAGAGGAATTGATCAGCATCAATGAAGAACCTTTCCATTATAATGGGTTATTCCCATATTTGTCATTAGCTAATCTTGTCAAGAATAAAGGGCATAAAGTAGTACTAGGTGGAGATGGTGCTGATGAACTTTTTGCAGGATATAATTGGTATGATGATTTTAACAATTGGTATAATCAATTTGCGAAACCGACCTATCGTCAAAGATTAGCAAGTATATGGAGGGGAGAAGTGCTAAATCGAAAAGATCCGATTTCCAAATACATTACATATAATGGCTATTTGTCTTCGGTATTAAGGGATGAGATTTTCGGTTTAAATGATAGTGAATTGATTACAAGCGTTATTTCTTCAAATTGGAACCAAAATTATTCACCTGTATTAAACTCTCAAATAATTGATTTTCATTGTTTTATGCCGGATCACTGCTTGGTGAAAGTCGATAAAATTAGTATGGCTAAAGGAATTGAAGTTAGAGTGCCATTTTTGGATATAGAGTTAATTGAATTAGTTTTCTCAATCGATGAAAATCTTATTTACAATAATGGAGAGAAAAAGTTTCTTCTAAAAAAAGCAATGAAAAATTACTTTCCTGAAAACATGCACATAAATAGAAAAAAGGGGTTTAGCAGCCCTATAGAGAAGTGGAAAGAAGAGATTATAGGAAATGATGCATTTTCTATTCTAATAAATGGAGCATTGGTAAAAAATGATATAATTAATGGAGATGCTTTAATAAGAAACTTTAATAAAATGAATTCTTATGATCAATTATTATTAATTGGTTTAGAGCATTGGTTTAAGAAATGGTTTCAATAG
- a CDS encoding class I SAM-dependent methyltransferase, whose product MDNMFFIKKGYKDNDTAKTYETEFVGEYWNDERIKTSSVYQYDVYKFAASLIKKKNYQIGIDLGCGPGTKGKWFLAPYLKELILIDQPNCKSFALKALPKSFFYGVDLENLSLNLENKADIIICADVIEHLSNPLPTLEFCRDSIKNNGIIIISTPERDILRGRNCFESPHASHVREWNKDELNKLLEFIGLKIIDHKLLPPKKLTILSKIIMKAFGPIGYRKEWHSCQMVICTI is encoded by the coding sequence ATGGATAACATGTTTTTTATAAAGAAAGGATATAAAGATAATGATACTGCAAAAACATATGAAACAGAGTTTGTGGGTGAGTATTGGAATGATGAAAGGATTAAAACTTCTTCGGTTTATCAATATGACGTGTATAAATTTGCAGCTAGTTTAATTAAAAAGAAAAATTATCAAATAGGAATTGATTTAGGATGTGGTCCAGGAACAAAAGGAAAATGGTTCTTAGCACCTTATTTAAAAGAGCTTATTTTAATTGATCAGCCAAATTGTAAATCTTTTGCTTTAAAGGCTTTGCCTAAGTCATTTTTCTATGGAGTAGATCTAGAAAATCTTTCATTGAATTTAGAAAATAAAGCAGATATAATTATTTGTGCTGATGTTATAGAACATTTGTCGAACCCCCTACCGACATTAGAATTTTGTAGAGACTCAATTAAGAATAATGGTATTATAATTATTTCAACACCAGAAAGAGATATTTTGAGAGGAAGGAATTGTTTTGAAAGTCCTCATGCTTCACATGTAAGAGAATGGAATAAGGATGAATTAAACAAGTTATTAGAATTTATTGGCCTAAAAATTATTGATCATAAATTACTACCCCCAAAAAAACTAACAATATTATCAAAAATAATAATGAAAGCATTTGGCCCTATAGGCTATAGGAAAGAATGGCATTCCTGTCAAATGGTCATATGTACAATATAA
- a CDS encoding ABC transporter ATP-binding protein, producing the protein MRNDEVLIKVEGVSKKFCKSLKRSLWYGLGDIFRSVLGIKNPEILRKDEFWAVKDVSFEVRRGECLGLIGHNGAGKSTLLKMLNGLIRPDEGRIEMRGKVGALIELGAGFNPVLTGRENVYNNGAILGFSKAEIDYKFDDIVNFAEMEEFVDMPVQNYSSGMKVRLGFAIAAQLEPDVLILDEVLAVGDSDFRVKCFNHIYKVISKSAVVFVSHSIPQLTRICDKLGLLEKGNLLKYGNGVGDIIFYYTKALKQEKHTKTNEIQNILIKKFWIKETDNPVGKELTFGKSYFIQFELDLCGKAIYNDLKILITVNDATENNVLQLIENIEFTSGKLNLYKFEFQNANFNAGRYFITASILEGDKGKFLSVQRNITFFDVKNYLPGYASVFLIPHKITHEIKK; encoded by the coding sequence ATGAGGAATGACGAGGTATTGATTAAGGTAGAGGGGGTTTCCAAGAAATTCTGCAAAAGCCTTAAGCGTAGTCTTTGGTATGGATTAGGAGATATTTTCCGATCAGTATTAGGAATAAAAAATCCTGAAATACTTCGTAAGGATGAATTTTGGGCAGTGAAGGATGTGAGTTTTGAAGTAAGGCGAGGTGAATGTTTAGGATTAATTGGGCATAACGGTGCAGGCAAAAGTACACTCCTAAAAATGCTGAATGGACTTATTCGCCCTGATGAAGGAAGAATAGAAATGAGGGGAAAGGTTGGGGCTTTGATAGAGTTGGGGGCTGGATTTAATCCTGTATTAACAGGTAGAGAAAATGTATATAATAATGGGGCTATATTAGGTTTTTCTAAAGCTGAAATTGATTATAAATTTGATGATATAGTGAATTTTGCTGAAATGGAAGAGTTTGTTGATATGCCTGTGCAAAACTATAGTAGTGGTATGAAAGTAAGATTAGGTTTTGCAATTGCCGCGCAGCTGGAACCTGACGTTTTAATATTAGACGAAGTGCTAGCAGTTGGAGATTCTGACTTTAGAGTTAAATGTTTTAACCATATATATAAAGTGATTTCCAAATCAGCAGTTGTTTTTGTTTCCCATAGCATTCCCCAATTAACTAGAATATGTGATAAACTTGGATTATTAGAAAAGGGAAATCTTTTGAAATATGGTAATGGGGTTGGTGATATTATTTTTTATTACACTAAAGCTTTGAAGCAAGAAAAGCACACAAAAACAAATGAGATTCAGAATATTTTAATTAAAAAATTTTGGATTAAAGAAACGGATAACCCTGTAGGCAAGGAATTAACATTTGGAAAGTCCTATTTCATTCAATTTGAGTTGGATTTGTGCGGAAAAGCTATTTACAATGATTTAAAAATTTTAATTACAGTGAATGATGCAACAGAAAATAATGTCTTGCAGCTAATAGAGAATATTGAATTTACTTCAGGAAAATTAAATCTATATAAATTTGAATTTCAAAATGCTAATTTCAATGCAGGTAGATATTTCATTACCGCATCAATTTTGGAAGGAGATAAAGGAAAATTTCTATCTGTACAAAGAAATATAACCTTTTTCGATGTTAAAAATTATTTACCTGGATACGCCTCAGTTTTTTTAATCCCACATAAAATCACTCACGAAATTAAGAAATAA
- a CDS encoding ABC transporter permease, whose translation MGVFWLFIPPFFTAGIWIFLNDQKVVSIDGAPMDYAAFTLCGTILWSFFAEALNKPIQRYQGAMGMMSKLNFPRESLILAAVYDQLFSLLLKLMVLIPILWSLGYPPNWNWITGFIGIIGLLVTGISIGIMLAPLGLLYGDIGKALPMILPFVMYLSPVIYPLRAGGNLALLQGINPVTPFLEIARSSFGSYGFILWQPLWIWSVVLIGLLLFSLLVVKIAMPIIVERSGS comes from the coding sequence TTGGGTGTTTTTTGGCTATTTATTCCTCCTTTTTTTACGGCAGGAATCTGGATTTTCCTAAATGATCAAAAGGTGGTGTCGATTGATGGTGCTCCTATGGATTATGCCGCGTTTACTTTATGTGGAACTATTCTTTGGAGCTTTTTTGCAGAGGCCCTTAACAAACCTATCCAACGCTATCAAGGTGCAATGGGAATGATGAGTAAATTAAATTTCCCTAGAGAATCTTTGATTTTAGCAGCAGTATATGATCAGTTGTTTAGTTTATTATTAAAGTTAATGGTTTTGATTCCAATTCTGTGGAGCTTAGGTTATCCACCAAACTGGAATTGGATAACTGGTTTTATTGGGATCATTGGGTTATTGGTAACAGGTATTAGTATAGGGATAATGTTGGCCCCTTTAGGCTTGCTGTATGGGGATATAGGCAAAGCATTACCCATGATTTTACCTTTTGTAATGTATTTAAGCCCTGTTATTTATCCTTTGAGAGCGGGAGGTAATCTGGCATTGCTGCAAGGAATTAATCCTGTTACTCCATTTTTAGAAATAGCTAGGAGCAGTTTTGGAAGCTATGGGTTTATCCTTTGGCAACCCTTATGGATATGGAGTGTGGTATTAATTGGCTTACTATTATTTTCTTTATTAGTCGTCAAGATTGCCATGCCTATAATTGTAGAACGAAGCGGATCATAA